One Devosia lacusdianchii genomic window carries:
- a CDS encoding branched-chain amino acid ABC transporter permease — MNSLLTPAVAGLSAGGAYAILGVCAIFTYRLVAVVNFTGAAIGAAGTFVMVALTEHSMPLFPAVIIGILAGALVGMAIGGVMTKWFSGASATTKAAVTAALLVGIIALGLRLTGGQRPHLFPDLVSGSAFRFAGVEVTWGSVLTVTLAVGLTIASDLFLARTRTGLQMRALSERPMAAELIGIRVRVLALAVWGIMGAVTAFAMMIIAPLRSPDFMSLSLLVVPALAAALIGAFRSFRAALLGGVLIGIVEGMVSALEFGARFRGVVPFLVILIVLLWSQRGARWDAAR; from the coding sequence ATGAACTCGCTCCTGACACCCGCCGTGGCCGGCCTGTCGGCCGGCGGCGCTTATGCCATCCTCGGCGTCTGCGCCATCTTCACCTACCGGCTCGTCGCCGTGGTGAACTTCACCGGCGCTGCAATCGGTGCTGCCGGCACCTTCGTCATGGTCGCCCTGACCGAACACAGCATGCCGCTCTTTCCAGCCGTCATCATCGGCATTCTGGCCGGTGCGCTTGTGGGCATGGCCATTGGCGGCGTGATGACCAAGTGGTTTTCCGGCGCTTCCGCCACCACCAAGGCGGCCGTCACCGCGGCGCTGCTGGTTGGCATCATCGCGCTCGGCCTGCGCCTCACCGGTGGACAGCGCCCGCATCTCTTCCCCGATCTCGTTTCCGGCTCGGCCTTCCGCTTCGCCGGCGTCGAGGTGACCTGGGGCTCGGTGCTGACGGTGACACTGGCCGTGGGCCTGACCATTGCCTCGGATCTGTTCCTGGCGCGGACCCGGACGGGCCTGCAGATGCGGGCGCTCTCCGAACGCCCCATGGCGGCCGAGTTGATCGGCATCCGGGTGCGCGTCCTGGCCCTCGCCGTCTGGGGCATCATGGGGGCGGTCACCGCCTTTGCCATGATGATCATCGCCCCGCTGCGCTCGCCCGATTTCATGTCATTGAGCCTTCTGGTCGTGCCGGCGCTGGCCGCTGCGCTGATCGGCGCCTTCCGCTCGTTCCGTGCTGCTCTTCTGGGTGGCGTGCTGATCGGCATTGTCGAGGGCATGGTGTCGGCACTCGAATTCGGGGCGCGCTTCCGCGGCGTTGTGCCCTTCCTCGTCATCCTGATCGTTCTTCTGTGGTCGCAACGTGGAGCCCGCTGGGATGCCGCACGCTAG